A segment of the Lycium ferocissimum isolate CSIRO_LF1 chromosome 5, AGI_CSIRO_Lferr_CH_V1, whole genome shotgun sequence genome:
ATGTTTCTGTCCATTCAGCAAACCAATTGGCGAGTCGCCATGAAAGAGTTCGTCTTGAAACATCTTCTAACAAATCCACTGACAACAAATTAGTCGACCAAACTCATCAACCTGCCTGGCACCAGGGATTTACTCGAAAGGCACGAACCCCGAGAAATGGAAAGAAGAGTACGCAAATGGGGCAACGAAAAAAGGACGAGGAAAATCGTGTCCCTGAAATTGGCAATGAAGAAAACTCACCGGATGAAAATGAAGAGCAGCTTCTTTATCGCGTTCCAGTTTTCGATCCCTTTGAAGCAGAACTCTGCACTGTGCCAGATGAAAGTACTACTATTACTGACTTGGACATGCTGTTGAATACTGAGGATCATGCATGTGATGATTTGGACCTTCCtgaatttctttcttccgatATTGAGCTTGCTGAATTTGCTGCAGATGTTGAAACCTTGTTAGGCGAAGAGCTTAGAGTcgtagaagaagaagatgaacagaCTGTTGAAGATAATAAGGGGATAAAAATCGAGGTTGAAGATGAGGAAATGAGAGCTGTTGTTGCTTGTCATTTGGATCCAGAATTGGACATGGCAAGAGAAgcattgaattggaatttcgaagAATATGAAGAAACTGTTGAACAGAAAGTAATGGCTACTGCGGCAGTAACAGAATTTGTCCCTAGTGTTGCAGAGTACAGTGGGAGTAGTAAAGGTGATGAAAAAAGGAGGCTGCTTTTGAGGCTTAATCATGAGGCGGTTATTAGTGCTTGGCCAAATCAATCTTCTCCATGGACAAATGGAATCCGACCTCATTTCAATCCTGATGATTGCTGGCCTGATTTCTTGGTATACTTCATATTTCTCTGAAAAAAATTAGTTCCTTATTTTCCGTGCTTAATCTCAATTTTATGCTGATTATTTGTAGATATCGTTCAGTCAGTACGTAGAAGTAATATTTTTGGAGTAAATTGAACAGGAATGAAAAGTATCTCTAAGGTTATACTATTAATAGAAGGACTCACCTCAAGTAGCATAAATTAATTCACAGTGTACAAGCTTTGTTTAATTCGGAAAGGGAATTGCTTGTAACCCTTAAGGAAAATATTGGAAATATCTCTTTAAGGACAGTAAATTTGACACGACAaagtctttcttcttcaattttgttTCCTATTTTCTAACAGTCTCATTTATGTGACATAACGATGTAAAAATTCTTAATTCAAAAGTAGAACTAATTACATGCttacatataaaaaataaagcagATCAACGATCTCTATAACAGGTTAAATTATACGTATACTGTTGTTACATGCCAGTAAATCGTCATGCTTCAAAAGAGACATGTTTTTTCATTGTCGTTCTTATGTATCTTTTGATTTATAcgttcttatgttttttttttctttgtattcATGAAGGAAACATGCATGGGAGAAGGAGGAGGTCATCAAGGATATGGAGGATATGTAAGAAGTGGCGATGGAGGAAGAGAAGCGAGGGTATCGCGTTATAGAGAGAAGAGGCGGACAAGATTGTTCTCCCAGAAAATCCGGTACGAAGTTAGAAAATTAAATGCAGAAAAAAGGCCTCGACTTAAAGGACGATTCGTTAAAAGGACGTCGTTTTCAGCACCTGGTTTTCCCTACGTGATGAACAAACGATGATGAATAGATCTTGGAGTAGA
Coding sequences within it:
- the LOC132055516 gene encoding zinc finger protein CONSTANS-LIKE 16, which encodes MMTSESKTANAIGGKTARACDSCLSKRARWFCPADDAFLCQSCDVSVHSANQLASRHERVRLETSSNKSTDNKLVDQTHQPAWHQGFTRKARTPRNGKKSTQMGQRKKDEENRVPEIGNEENSPDENEEQLLYRVPVFDPFEAELCTVPDESTTITDLDMLLNTEDHACDDLDLPEFLSSDIELAEFAADVETLLGEELRVVEEEDEQTVEDNKGIKIEVEDEEMRAVVACHLDPELDMAREALNWNFEEYEETVEQKVMATAAVTEFVPSVAEYSGSSKGDEKRRLLLRLNHEAVISAWPNQSSPWTNGIRPHFNPDDCWPDFLETCMGEGGGHQGYGGYVRSGDGGREARVSRYREKRRTRLFSQKIRYEVRKLNAEKRPRLKGRFVKRTSFSAPGFPYVMNKR